The DNA region TTCGAGGGAGAGGAGGAGGCGGGATCGGGGCACCTGACGCAGATCCTGACCACGTATGCCGGGTTGCTGCGTGCGGATGGGTGGCTGTTCTGCGATGGTCCCGTGCACCAGAGCGGGCGGCAGCAGCTGTCGTTCGGGCAGCGGGGGTCGAGCGGGTTCGAGCTCACGGTGTACGGTCCGACGCGGGCGCTGCACAGCGGGCACTATGGCAGCTGGGCCCCCAGTCCCGCGGTGATGATCGCGACGCTGATCGCGAGTTTGCGCGACGACGACGGCCGGATCAAGGTTGCCGGCTACTACGATGACGCGCAGCCCATCTCGGCGGCCGAGCGCCGTGCGATCGCGGCGCTGCCGAAGTACGACTCCACGTTGCGGGTGGCCCTGGGCCTCAACCGCACCGAGGGGCAGAATGCGCTGCTGGCGGAGCGCATCATGCAGCCGGCCTTCAACGTGCGGGGGATTCGTGTGGGTGGTGTGCGCGAGACCGGGAGCAACACCATCGCCACCGAGGCGTACGCCAGCTTCGACCTGCGGCTGGTGCCGGGGCAGCAGCCGGCGCGCGTGCAGCGGCTGGTGGAGGCGCACATCCGCGCGCAGGGGTACTGGGTGACGCACGACAGCGTGACGGTGGCGATGCGGCTGGCGCACCCGAAGGTGGCGCGGGTGGAGTGGGGGGACAGCTACCCCGGGTCGCGGGCGCCGATGGACGGCCCGTTCGGGCGCGCGGTGATCGCGGCGCTGGGTGACGGCGCGCGGGAGCCGCTGGTGCTGAACCCCACGGTGGGGGCGAGCGGTCCGGGGTACATGTTCGAGCAGGTGCTCAAGGTGCCGATCATCTCGCTGCCGATCGCGAACTACGACGACAACCAGCATGCGGCGGACGAGAACCTGCGGGTGCAGAACCTGTGGGACGGGATCGAGTTGTATGCGGCGTTGCTGACGGGGATCGGGAAGGCGTGGCGGGGGGTGGTGCCGTGATATCTCATGCCACGCACTGCGGATCGCGCGCCAACCGGTCGAGACTGGGAGCTGCACGACCTTCGCGTCCGCCAGCGCAACGCACCGATCGTCCCACTGCCGAAATCGGCCAGGTGCGTCGGCGTGTGGCGCACCGACCTGCGCTGCATCCGATCCGGCCACAGTGGCATGTGACCCGGATGGCGCGCCACCCCGGATCCGCCTCCATGCACCGGCAACTCCACTCGATCGACGATTTCTCCGATCGCTTCGTCGCCACGGTCCTCCGCGAGGCGGCTGCGAGCCGCGATGAGTGCATGCGGTGCGTCGGCCCCGCGTTGCTGGCCGGCTTC from Gemmatimonadaceae bacterium includes:
- a CDS encoding M20/M25/M40 family metallo-hydrolase, producing MRSLSRILTRVSRRLLPLLAMIATTPVVQAQRALTAAEVRAAARVYREQHEGAILTEFAGLLSLPNLASDSVNIRRNADHLVQLLQQRGFTNTRLLAVPGSPPAVYGELLQPGAVKTLVLYAHYDGQPVNAAQWSTPPWSPVLRTKEVHLGGTIIPIPTGGGRVDGEARIYGRSAGDDKGSIQAILSALDAMKASQLAPSVNLKVFFEGEEEAGSGHLTQILTTYAGLLRADGWLFCDGPVHQSGRQQLSFGQRGSSGFELTVYGPTRALHSGHYGSWAPSPAVMIATLIASLRDDDGRIKVAGYYDDAQPISAAERRAIAALPKYDSTLRVALGLNRTEGQNALLAERIMQPAFNVRGIRVGGVRETGSNTIATEAYASFDLRLVPGQQPARVQRLVEAHIRAQGYWVTHDSVTVAMRLAHPKVARVEWGDSYPGSRAPMDGPFGRAVIAALGDGAREPLVLNPTVGASGPGYMFEQVLKVPIISLPIANYDDNQHAADENLRVQNLWDGIELYAALLTGIGKAWRGVVP